From Ictidomys tridecemlineatus isolate mIctTri1 chromosome 2, mIctTri1.hap1, whole genome shotgun sequence, the proteins below share one genomic window:
- the LOC101976798 gene encoding melanoma antigen preferentially expressed in tumors, producing MSMWAPPRLLELAGQSLLRNEALAVAALEELPTELFPPLFTVAYAERRSKTLKAMVQSWPFACLPLGSLMKEWQPHQENFQAALNGLDVLLAQEVRPRRWKLQVLDLRKNAHRDFWTIWSGSRASVYSLMEPEATQPMKKKRRVDGCRMRGKQPLAPVEVLIDLCLKEGSRDKLLASLIEKVKQKKGLLHLCCKKLKIFSVPMQNIKMILKMVQLDSVQDLEVNCTWKLSTLGKFAPHLGQMGNLRRLLLSHIHMSSYTSLEEEEHCVSQFTSQFLSLHHLQELYLDSVSFLKGRLNQVLRSLKSPLETLSITNCLLSESDLTHLSQCPNISQLKDLGLSGVNLTCVSFEPLQVLLERTSTTLQDLDLDECGIMDSQFTAILPALSHCSQLTTFSFCGNPISMAVLENLLLHTIGLSKLSHVMYPAPLESYEDVEGTLHLGRLAYLHAKLKQMLRDLGRPGMVWFSANPCPHCGDRTFYDPEPILCPCYMPT from the exons ATGAGCATGTGGGCTCCACCAAGGCTCCTGGAACTGGCTGGGCAGAGTCTGTTGAGGAATGAGGCCTTGGCAGTTGCTGCTCTGGAGGAGCTCCCCACAGAGCTCTTCCCACCTCTGTTCACGGTGGCCTATGCTGAGCGACGCAGTAAGACCCTGAAGGCGATGGTGCAGTCCTGGCCCTTTGCCTGCCTCCCTCTAGGATCCCTGATGAAGGAGTGGCAGCCTCACCAGGAGAACTTCCAAGCTGCACTCAATGGGCTTGATGTGCTGCTTGCTCAGGAAGTTCGCCCCAG GAGATGGAAACTGCAAGTGCTGGATTTACGCAAGAATGCTCATCGGGACTTCTGGACCATATGGTCTGGAAGCAGAGCTAGTGTATACTCACTGATGGAGCCAGAGGCCACCCAGCCCATGAAGAAGAAGCGAAGAGTGGACGGTTGCAGAATGAGGGGGAAGCAGCCCTTGGCTCCTGTAGAAGTGCTTATAGACCTGTGCCTCAAGGAAGGCAGCCGTGATAAATTGCTTGCTTCCCTCATTGAGAAGGTCAAGCAAAAGAAAGGTTTACTACACCTGTGCTGTAAGAAATTGAAGATTTTTTCAGTGCCCATGCAGAATATTAAGATGATTCTGAAAATGGTGCAGCTGGACTCTGTCCAGGATTTGGAAGTGAATTGTACCTGGAAATTGTCCACCTTAGGGAAGTTTGCTCCTCATCTAGGCCAGATGGGTAATCTGCGCAGGCTCCTTCTTTCCCACATCCACATGTCTTCCTACACTtccttggaggaggaggagcattGTGTTAGTCAGTTCACCTCTCAGTTCCTCAGTCTTCATCACCTCCAGGAGCTGTATTTGGATTCTGTCTCCTTCCTCAAAGGCCGTCTGAACCAAGTGCTCAG GTCCCTGAAGAGTCCCTTGGAGACATTGTCAATCACTAACTGCCTGCTTTCAGAGTCAGATTTGACACATCTGTCCCAATGCCCCAACATCAGTCAGCTGAAGGATCTGGGTTTGAGTGGGGTCAATCTGACCTGTGTAAGTTTTGAGCCCCTCCAGGTTCTATTAGAGAGAACCTCCACCACTCTCCAGGATCTGGACTTAGATGAATGTGGGATCATGGACTCCCAGTTCACTGCTATCCTGCCTGCCTtgagccactgctcccagctcacAACCTTCAGCTTCTGTGGGAATCCCATCTCCATGGCTGTGTTAGAGAACCTCCTGCTCCACACCATTGGGCTGAGCAAGTTAAGTCATGTAATGTATCCTGCCCCACTGGAGAGTTATGAAGATGTTGAGGGTACCCTCCACCTGGGGAGACTTGCCTACCTGCATGCCAAGCTGAAGCAAATGCTGCGCGATTTGGGGAGGCCAGGCATGGTCTGGTTCAGTGCCAACCCCTGTCCTCACTGTGGTGACAGGACCTTCTATGACCCAGAACCCATTCTGTGTCCCTGTTACATGCCTACTTAG